The DNA segment CGCCGTCCTGCGACGCAAGCTCGCCGACTCTCCGCGGCACACGAGGATTCTCGAAGAGCGGATCGTCGAGCTGCAGACCAACCTGGCCGGCGTCTCGGCGCAGAACGAGCGTCTCGCCAATACTCTCCGCGAGGCCCGCGACCAGATCGTCGCGCTCAAGGAGGAGGTCGACCGGCTCGCGCAGCCGCCGGCCGGCTTCGGTGTCTTCCTGCAGGCGAACGAGGACGACACGGTCGACATTTTCACCGGAGGCAGAAAACTCCGGGTGAATGTCAGCCCCAGTGTGGAGACCGGGGACCTCCGGCGCGGCCAGGAGGTCATGCTCAACGAGGCGCTCAACGTGGTCGAGGCCATGGAGTACGAGAGCGCCGGCGACATCGTCACCCTCAAGGAGATCCTGGAGGACGGCGAGCGCGCCCTGGTGATCGGGCACACAGACGAGGAACGGGTGGTGAGGCTCGCCGAGCCGCTGCTGGACACCACCATCCGCCCCGGCGACGCCCTGCTCCTGGAGCCCCGCTCCGGCTACGTCTACGAGGTCATCCCGAAGAGCGAGGTCGAGGAACTCGTCCTCGAAGAGGTCCCGGACATCGACTACACCAAGATCGGCGGTCTGGGCGGTCAGATCGAGCTGATCCGGGACGCGGTCGAGCTGCCGTACCTCTACCCCGACCTCTTCAAGGAGCACGAACTCCGCCCGCCGAAGGGTGTCTTGCTCTACGGCCCGCCGGGCTGCGGCAAGACCCTCATCGCCAAGGCGGTCGCCAACTCCCTTGCCAAGAAGGTCGCCGAGGTGACCGGGCAGCCCGCGGGGAAGAGCTTCTTCCTCAACATCAAGGGCCCGGAGCTGCTCAACAAGTACGTCGGCGAGACGGAGCGGCACATCCGGCTGGTCTTCCAGCGCGCCAGGGAGAAGGCGAGCGAGGGCACCCCCGTCATCGTCTTCTTCGACGAGATGGACTCCCTCTTCCGCACCCGGGGATCCGGCGTCAGCTCGGACGTGGAGAACACCATCGTCCCGCAGCTGCTCTCCGAGATCGACGGCGTCGAGGGCCTGGAAAACGTGATCGTGATCGGTGCCTCCAACCGTGAGGACATGATCGACCCGGCGATCCTGCGCCCCGGCCGCCTCGACGTCAAGATCAAGATCGAGCGCCCGGACGCGGAGGCCGCCAAGGACATCTTCTCGAAGTACCTCACGGAAAATCTTCCGCTGCACTCCGACGATCTCGCCGAGCACGGCGACTCGCGGAAGGCCGCAGTGAGCGGAATGATTCAATCCGTCGTCGAGCAGATGTACGCGGAATCCGAGGAAAACCGATTCCTGGAGGTCACCTACGCCAATGGTGACAAGGAAGTCCTCTACTTCAAGGACTTCAACTCCGGCGCGATGATCGAAAACATCGTAGGACGTGCGAAGAAGATGGCCATCAAGGCCTTCCTCGAACACAATCAGAAGGGGCTTCGCGTCTCCCATCTCCTCCAGGCATGCGTGGACGAGTTCAAGGAGAACGAGGACCTGCCCAACACCACCAACCCGGACGACTGGGCCCGTATCTCCGGAAAGAAGGGCGAGCGGATCGTATACATCCGTACGCTCGTCACCGGAAAGCAGGGCGCGGACACCGGTCGCTCCATCGACACGGTGGCGAATACCGGCCAATACCTGTAACACCGCTCTCCGGCTGCGGATGTCCTGCACGGGGCGTCCGCAGCCGGACGCTTTTCCGGGGGCGCCAGAACCGCACCCCATAAGGGCGCGGCGGACCAGGGAAAACCGGACTGGAGCAATGACTGTAATGATCTCCCCAGCGCCGCAGAGGCGTTCTAGGCTCGTCGGTACCGCCGCGTCACGCTGTGCGGGCGTGGGGCACGCACACGGACCGGAAGCGCAGCGGTACTTGAGCGCCGACCCCATCCGGGGGCGCCGCCGGGCAAGGAGGGCCGCATGACCGTACGGCGAGTAATGGGAATCGAGACGGAGTACGGGATCTCCGTCCCCGGTCACCCGAACGCCAATGCCATGCTCACCTCGTCCCAGGTCGTCAACGCCTACGCGGCCGCGATGCACCGGGCACGCCGTGCCCGCTGGGACTTCGAGGAGGAGAATCCGCTGCGGGACGCCCGCGGCTTCGACCTCGCACGCGAGAACGCGGACGCCAGCCAGCTCACGGACGAGGACATCGGCCTGGCGAACGTGATCCTCACCAATGGCGCCAGGCTCTACGTCGACCACGCCCACCCCGAATACAGCGCCCCCGAGGTCACCAATCCGCGGGACGCGGTGCTGTGGGACAAGGCCGGCGAGCGGATCATGGCCGAGGCGGCCGAGCGGGCCGCCCAGGTCCCCGGCGCCCAGCCGATCCACCTCTACAAGAACAACACCGACAACAAGGGCGCCTCCTACGGGACGCACGAGAACTACCTGATGAAGCGGGAGACCCCCTTCTCGGACATCGTGCGGCACCTGACGCCGTTCTTCGTCTCCCGGCAGGTGGTCACCGGCGCCGGCCGGGTCGGCATCGGCCAGGACGGGCACGAGCACGGCTTCCAGCTCAGCCAGCGCGCCGACTACTTCGAGGTGGAGGTCGGGCTGGAGACGACCCTCAAACGGCCCATCATCAACACCCGCGACGAACCGCACGCGGACGCGGAGAAGTACCGCAGGCTCCACGTGATCATCGGGGACGCGAACCTCTCCGAGATCTCGACGTACCTGAAGCTGGGCACCACCTCCCTGGTGCTCTCCATGATCGAGGACGGCTTCATCGCCGTCGACCTGGCCGTCGACCAGCCCGTCCGCACCCTCCACCAGGTCTCGCACGACCCCACTCTGCAACACCTGATCACGCTCCGCAGCGGCCGCACGCTCACCGGTGTACAGCTCCAGATGGAGTACTTCGAGCTGGCCCGCAAATACGTCGAGGACCGCTACGGAGCGGATGCGGACGAGCAGACCAAGGACGTCCTGACCCGGTGGGAGGACGTGCTCGGCCGGCTGGAGAACGACCCGATGAGCCTGTCCGGCGAGCTGGACTGGGTCGCGAAGCGGGAGCTCATGGAGGGCTACCGGCGCCGCGACGGCCTGGAGTGGGACGCCGCCCGGCTGCACCTCATCGACCTGCAGTACGCCGACGTGCGCCCCGAGAAGGGTCTGTACAACCGTCTGGCGGCCCGCGGCAAGATGAAGCGCCTCCTGGACGAGTCCCAGGTCGAGCGGGCCGAGCAGAAGCCCCCTGAGGACACCAGGGCCTATTTCCGCGGCCGCTGCCTGGAGCAGTACGCGGACGACGTCGCGGCCGCCTCCTGGGATTCGGTCATCTTCGACCTGCCCGGACGTGACTCCCTGCAACGGGTTCCCACGCTGGAGCCGCTGCGGGGGACCCGGAAACACGTCAAGGAGCTCCTCGACCGCTGCCGTACGGCGGAAGAGCTGGTGAGGACGCTGTCCGGCCGCTGAGTTTCGGCAGGTGCACGACAGAATTCCTCAAGATCCACAGCCGATCCGCGGCTGAAATCGTCGCGGTGCGGGAATCATCGAGGTGACTCCCGGGCGTTGCAGCAACTGCAGGGCCGATGTCGGACCCTGCTTGTAGGGTCGGATCTTGAAGGTCACATCGAGCGGGGCGAACCGAGCGGGGTGAGGGACATGGCGACCAAGGACAGCGGCGGCGGACAGGCGAAGGCCACGCGTTCCACCGAAGAGGTCGAGGAGCAGACACAGGACGCGCAGGCCTCCGAGGACCTCAAGGAACGCCAGGAGAAGTTGTCGGACGACGTGGATTCCGTCCTGGACGAAATCGACGACGTACTCGAGGAGAACGCGGAAGATTTCGTGCGGTCGTTTGTCCAGAAGGGCGGACAATAGAGGCCCGACGGGCGCGGTCGGCGCGGGGGACGAAAAGGCGCTCCGCGGTACCGGCGGGCGCTGCCGACCGGGGCATTCTCCGGTAGCACGTCGACGGGAGACGGCCTGCAGGCGTACTGCCGGGAGTGCTCTTCGCGGAGTGCTCCCGGCGGCGCCGGGCGGGCCGGCCGCAGGAACGTCGCCGCGGGGAGCCGAGCGGCCCCGGCGGTGTCGTCCAGCGCCGCTCCGGCCCCACCGCGGCGCGATGTTCACGGGGCGGTCCGGTATCCGCCCGATCCGTCTCGAGCCAGGTCCCGGGCATGTGGATCACGACCACGACACGGGTAAGGTCCGAGGCGTACTGTGCTTCAACTGCAACTCGGCACTCGGCAAGTTGAGGGATGTACCCCGACGCCCCGCGCCGGGCCATCGCATATCTGGAAGGAATCGTGTGGAAGCCAATACTCGAAGCACCGGGCGTCTACCAGCTGCCTTCCTGACGCCCGGATCCTCGTCCTTCATGGATTTCCTCGGCGAGCACTCGCCGGCCCTGCTGCCGGGCAACCGCCCGTTGCCGCCGGTGCAGGGTGCCATCGAGGCGCCGCACGGCACGACGATCGTCGCCGCGGCGTTCCCCGGAGGCGTGGTGCTCGCCGGCGACCGGCGGGCGACCATGGGCAATGTCATCGCGCAGCGTGATATCGAGAAGGTTTTCCCGGCCGACGAGTATTCGGCGGTCGGCATCGCGGGCACGGCGGGTCTCGCGGTGGAGATGGTCAAGCTCTTCCAGCTGGAGCTGGAGCACTTCGAGAAGGTCGAGGGCGCCCAACTCTCCCTGGAGGGCAAGGCGAACCGTCTGTCGACCATGATCCGCAGCAATCTGGGGATGGCCATGCAGGGCCTGGCCGTGGTGCCGCTGTTCGCCGGATACGACCTCGACCGCGAGAAGGGCCGCATCTTCTCGTACGACGTGACCGGCGGGCGCTCCGAGGAGCACGGCTACGCGGCGACGGGTTCCGGTTCGGTCTTCGCGCGCAGTGCCCTGAAGAAGCTCTTCCGGGACGGCTTCACGGAGAATCAGGCCGCCACCGCCGTCGTCCAGGCGCTCTACGACGCGGCCGACGACGATTCCGCGACCGGCGGGCCCGACATGGGGCGCAGGATCTACCCCATCGTCACGGTG comes from the Streptomyces angustmyceticus genome and includes:
- the arc gene encoding proteasome ATPase, translated to MAAHDDDINRGIRPGRGSEDPAGQVAYLEQEIAVLRRKLADSPRHTRILEERIVELQTNLAGVSAQNERLANTLREARDQIVALKEEVDRLAQPPAGFGVFLQANEDDTVDIFTGGRKLRVNVSPSVETGDLRRGQEVMLNEALNVVEAMEYESAGDIVTLKEILEDGERALVIGHTDEERVVRLAEPLLDTTIRPGDALLLEPRSGYVYEVIPKSEVEELVLEEVPDIDYTKIGGLGGQIELIRDAVELPYLYPDLFKEHELRPPKGVLLYGPPGCGKTLIAKAVANSLAKKVAEVTGQPAGKSFFLNIKGPELLNKYVGETERHIRLVFQRAREKASEGTPVIVFFDEMDSLFRTRGSGVSSDVENTIVPQLLSEIDGVEGLENVIVIGASNREDMIDPAILRPGRLDVKIKIERPDAEAAKDIFSKYLTENLPLHSDDLAEHGDSRKAAVSGMIQSVVEQMYAESEENRFLEVTYANGDKEVLYFKDFNSGAMIENIVGRAKKMAIKAFLEHNQKGLRVSHLLQACVDEFKENEDLPNTTNPDDWARISGKKGERIVYIRTLVTGKQGADTGRSIDTVANTGQYL
- the dop gene encoding depupylase/deamidase Dop; the encoded protein is MTVRRVMGIETEYGISVPGHPNANAMLTSSQVVNAYAAAMHRARRARWDFEEENPLRDARGFDLARENADASQLTDEDIGLANVILTNGARLYVDHAHPEYSAPEVTNPRDAVLWDKAGERIMAEAAERAAQVPGAQPIHLYKNNTDNKGASYGTHENYLMKRETPFSDIVRHLTPFFVSRQVVTGAGRVGIGQDGHEHGFQLSQRADYFEVEVGLETTLKRPIINTRDEPHADAEKYRRLHVIIGDANLSEISTYLKLGTTSLVLSMIEDGFIAVDLAVDQPVRTLHQVSHDPTLQHLITLRSGRTLTGVQLQMEYFELARKYVEDRYGADADEQTKDVLTRWEDVLGRLENDPMSLSGELDWVAKRELMEGYRRRDGLEWDAARLHLIDLQYADVRPEKGLYNRLAARGKMKRLLDESQVERAEQKPPEDTRAYFRGRCLEQYADDVAAASWDSVIFDLPGRDSLQRVPTLEPLRGTRKHVKELLDRCRTAEELVRTLSGR
- a CDS encoding ubiquitin-like protein Pup; translated protein: MATKDSGGGQAKATRSTEEVEEQTQDAQASEDLKERQEKLSDDVDSVLDEIDDVLEENAEDFVRSFVQKGGQ
- the prcB gene encoding proteasome subunit beta translates to MEANTRSTGRLPAAFLTPGSSSFMDFLGEHSPALLPGNRPLPPVQGAIEAPHGTTIVAAAFPGGVVLAGDRRATMGNVIAQRDIEKVFPADEYSAVGIAGTAGLAVEMVKLFQLELEHFEKVEGAQLSLEGKANRLSTMIRSNLGMAMQGLAVVPLFAGYDLDREKGRIFSYDVTGGRSEEHGYAATGSGSVFARSALKKLFRDGFTENQAATAVVQALYDAADDDSATGGPDMGRRIYPIVTVITEDGFRRLTDDEVSEIARTVHEHRLEQPDGPRAALL